The following coding sequences are from one Methanohalophilus halophilus window:
- a CDS encoding TraB/GumN family protein, whose protein sequence is MANDPYITDSRQDTMSYNYESATSSSEVREHDFSTDSTSENVAPAPSRISLVGTAHVSEKSIREVKETIHNQQPDVVAVELCKGRYDALKGKTQTSDISVKELLAEGKVYFFLVHMLLAHVQKRIGKDMGVQPGAEMLAAIEAAEEIGADVALVDRDIQVTLQRFWGKMGLIEKTKMIGTLIAAALGIGGGDEIDIDNITEQDTVTVLIEELRHTSPNAAEVLIDERDAYIAGSLARTAAGGGKNIVAVVGAGHRSGIEKYLSNPKTIPPLSSLVTLPKKRFSLMKVFGIAIVAIALATFMLIILSGTSIELLLIAFGWWFIINGTLSAVGATLAGGHPYSIATSFGVAWLTSLNPMMAAGWFAGLVEAKQRRPTTDDFKAMMDTESFAEARQNKFFKVVLVAALANIGSVVGTFLGAWVMIQVTGVDPLELIRNSLSSGLSLLGL, encoded by the coding sequence ATGGCTAATGACCCGTATATTACCGATTCCCGACAGGACACCATGAGCTATAACTATGAAAGCGCCACCAGTTCTTCAGAAGTTCGGGAACATGATTTTTCAACAGATTCCACTTCTGAGAATGTGGCTCCTGCTCCTTCCAGGATAAGCCTGGTGGGCACGGCCCACGTTTCGGAAAAAAGTATCCGTGAAGTAAAGGAAACTATTCACAATCAGCAACCTGATGTCGTTGCGGTTGAACTGTGCAAGGGCCGCTATGATGCCCTTAAGGGTAAGACCCAAACCTCGGATATATCTGTCAAGGAACTGCTTGCAGAGGGTAAAGTCTATTTTTTCCTTGTCCATATGCTGCTAGCCCATGTCCAGAAAAGGATAGGGAAGGATATGGGTGTACAGCCCGGTGCTGAAATGTTAGCTGCGATTGAAGCAGCAGAGGAAATAGGGGCTGATGTTGCCCTTGTAGATCGTGATATCCAGGTAACTCTCCAGCGTTTCTGGGGAAAAATGGGTTTGATCGAAAAAACAAAAATGATAGGAACCCTGATAGCCGCAGCCCTGGGAATTGGAGGCGGCGATGAGATCGATATAGATAATATCACCGAGCAGGATACAGTTACAGTCCTGATCGAGGAATTACGTCATACATCCCCCAATGCTGCAGAAGTACTTATTGATGAAAGGGATGCCTACATCGCGGGAAGCCTGGCAAGAACAGCTGCAGGTGGCGGCAAGAATATAGTGGCTGTCGTGGGTGCGGGTCACAGGAGTGGTATCGAGAAATATCTTTCCAACCCCAAGACCATACCTCCGCTGTCATCGCTGGTAACCCTGCCCAAGAAGCGTTTCAGTTTGATGAAAGTCTTCGGTATCGCTATTGTGGCCATAGCACTTGCAACATTCATGTTGATAATCCTTTCAGGGACTTCCATTGAACTCCTGTTGATTGCCTTTGGCTGGTGGTTCATCATAAACGGTACCCTGAGTGCCGTGGGAGCAACCCTTGCCGGGGGACATCCCTATTCTATAGCAACATCATTTGGTGTTGCCTGGCTGACTTCCTTGAATCCCATGATGGCAGCAGGCTGGTTTGCAGGTCTTGTCGAAGCAAAACAACGCCGTCCTACAACCGATGATTTCAAAGCCATGATGGATACAGAATCCTTTGCAGAGGCACGTCAAAACAAGTTCTTCAAAGTTGTTCTGGTGGCAGCCCTGGCAAATATCGGAAGTGTGGTAGGGACTTTCCTGGGAGCCTGGGTTATGATACAGGTTACAGGAGTGGATCCGCTGGAATTGATACGCAATTCCCTCTCGTCGGGATTATCCCTGCTGGGACTTTAA
- a CDS encoding PH domain-containing protein, which yields MSEYKRQHPVMIILETLKSIIYAIPPIFFFALSLRDELGSVNIPFLAAIALIAILTYSTAKWYLFTYQYENGYLHIRKGLLLKKERSIKRERVQTVNVITNFIQKFLGITSLHVKTAGSTEAELSLTAVTLQESQNIKTYLENHATNRSSKNHTEESETGDAKADTVNTYNIPLWNLLLAEATSGRFMLLFSLIAAALSQLYPYIPESYLRLVLERIIPQTSVNISLLMILIFGLLLLSWIISTLVFAIQYANFTLQRKEDDIRISYGLIEQKEYNLNMKRIQALSVKNSLLRQPFRLCSIYAEVAGGSSEKQDYVTTLYPLLHVRQLSKFMDNMFPEYTIPENMHPLPLRSRKRYIIRLLVPALVIVLLLQLVPYGWVSLLILPPVFLLGLSRYNTGGTAILEKQLTLRFRNIHRYHVFVLKDHIQTMHISSNPFQRMSDLDTIGISVLSSRGGNRFAIADVDIEESGKIWNWFSRN from the coding sequence ATGTCTGAATATAAGCGCCAGCATCCTGTCATGATAATCCTGGAGACGCTCAAAAGCATAATATATGCAATACCACCAATATTCTTTTTTGCATTATCACTAAGGGATGAATTGGGTAGTGTGAACATTCCTTTTCTGGCTGCTATCGCTTTGATCGCAATCCTTACCTATTCTACAGCAAAATGGTATCTTTTCACCTATCAGTATGAAAACGGCTACCTGCACATAAGAAAGGGATTGCTGCTTAAAAAAGAGAGATCAATCAAGAGGGAAAGAGTCCAGACGGTTAATGTAATCACAAATTTTATACAAAAATTCCTGGGAATCACAAGTTTACATGTCAAAACAGCCGGCAGTACAGAAGCAGAACTATCCCTCACTGCTGTAACCCTGCAGGAAAGCCAGAACATAAAGACCTATTTAGAAAACCATGCAACAAACAGATCCAGCAAAAATCATACAGAGGAATCAGAAACAGGGGACGCAAAAGCAGATACTGTAAATACATACAATATCCCCCTATGGAACCTGCTACTGGCAGAAGCCACTTCAGGCAGGTTCATGTTACTTTTTTCTCTTATAGCGGCTGCATTATCCCAGCTTTATCCATATATTCCTGAAAGCTATCTACGACTCGTGCTTGAGCGAATCATTCCCCAGACCAGTGTCAATATCAGTCTACTTATGATACTGATATTTGGATTATTGCTGCTTTCATGGATCATATCAACCCTGGTCTTTGCAATCCAATACGCCAATTTCACCCTGCAACGTAAGGAAGATGATATCCGGATATCCTATGGCCTTATTGAACAAAAGGAATACAACCTGAATATGAAACGAATTCAGGCCCTGTCTGTAAAGAATAGTTTGCTGCGACAGCCCTTCCGCCTGTGTTCTATCTATGCAGAGGTTGCCGGGGGAAGCTCTGAAAAACAGGATTATGTGACTACATTGTATCCCCTGCTGCATGTAAGGCAACTGTCTAAATTCATGGACAATATGTTCCCCGAATACACTATTCCTGAAAATATGCATCCTCTGCCATTACGGTCAAGGAAACGCTATATTATACGCTTACTTGTTCCGGCCCTTGTGATTGTTTTATTACTCCAGCTGGTTCCCTACGGGTGGGTCTCCCTTTTGATCCTGCCACCTGTCTTCTTATTGGGGCTTTCCCGCTACAATACAGGAGGAACTGCCATTCTGGAAAAACAATTAACGCTCAGATTCCGGAATATCCACCGCTATCATGTATTCGTATTGAAGGACCATATCCAGACTATGCATATAAGTTCCAACCCTTTCCAGCGCATGAGTGACCTGGACACAATCGGAATTTCCGTATTATCTTCAAGAGGCGGAAACCGGTTTGCAATCGCTGATGTTGACATAGAGGAAAGTGGGAAAATCTGGAACTGGTTTTCCCGCAACTAA
- a CDS encoding PH domain-containing protein: protein MPRNWGWIGIALVTVFTLWSAVIAPQLRIRFWRYEIRENEVDIQNGIFIIRRTLIPMVRIQHVDTEHGPVMRFFGLATLRISTAATDHYIPALSREKAAELMGEIAALARVSDEDV from the coding sequence TTGCCACGAAATTGGGGCTGGATAGGTATAGCACTGGTGACAGTATTCACATTATGGTCGGCAGTAATTGCACCCCAACTCAGGATACGTTTCTGGCGCTATGAAATAAGAGAAAATGAAGTAGATATCCAGAACGGTATTTTCATTATCAGAAGAACTCTTATCCCTATGGTCAGGATTCAGCATGTTGATACTGAACATGGTCCTGTTATGAGATTCTTCGGGCTGGCAACATTAAGGATCTCCACAGCTGCTACAGACCATTACATTCCCGCTTTATCAAGGGAAAAAGCTGCAGAGCTCATGGGAGAAATAGCAGCTCTTGCAAGAGTAAGTGATGAAGATGTCTGA
- the fhcD gene encoding formylmethanofuran--tetrahydromethanopterin N-formyltransferase yields the protein MEINGVEIEDTFAEAFPIKIGRVLITAVNEKWARVAAQEATGFGTSVIMCPAEGGIERVASPDETPDGRPGVYIQLCTFGYKSLEEQLLERLGQCVLTAPTTAMFNGLPDAEKQFDTGFKLKFFADGTESETEVGGRKAYKIPMMEGDFITEHSMGGVKGIAGGNFFIFGDCQMSALNAAEAAVEAIEKVEGSITPFPGGIVASGSKPGANKYTFLKATANEKFCPSIRDQIEDTQIPEGVGAVYEIVINGVSEEAISSAMSAGIKTSVKVPGVKKISAGNYGGNLGPYKFNLHDLV from the coding sequence ATGGAAATTAACGGAGTAGAAATCGAAGATACTTTTGCAGAAGCATTCCCGATAAAGATCGGAAGAGTACTGATCACAGCCGTAAACGAAAAATGGGCAAGGGTAGCTGCACAGGAAGCCACAGGTTTTGGTACCTCTGTCATCATGTGTCCCGCAGAAGGCGGTATCGAAAGGGTTGCCAGTCCGGATGAAACCCCTGATGGAAGACCTGGTGTTTACATCCAGCTCTGCACTTTCGGCTACAAGTCCCTGGAAGAGCAGCTCCTGGAAAGACTGGGCCAGTGCGTATTGACCGCTCCCACAACAGCAATGTTCAACGGTCTTCCGGATGCTGAAAAGCAGTTTGACACCGGTTTCAAGCTCAAATTCTTCGCAGACGGTACAGAATCTGAAACAGAAGTAGGTGGCAGGAAGGCCTATAAGATCCCAATGATGGAAGGCGACTTCATCACTGAACACTCCATGGGCGGAGTAAAAGGTATAGCAGGCGGCAATTTCTTCATTTTCGGAGACTGCCAGATGAGTGCCCTCAATGCCGCTGAAGCAGCAGTTGAAGCCATAGAGAAGGTAGAAGGCTCCATTACTCCGTTCCCCGGTGGTATAGTGGCCAGTGGCTCCAAACCAGGTGCCAACAAATACACTTTCCTCAAGGCAACAGCAAACGAAAAATTCTGCCCCTCCATCAGGGACCAGATCGAGGATACCCAGATTCCCGAAGGTGTGGGAGCAGTTTACGAGATCGTTATCAACGGTGTCAGCGAGGAAGCAATTTCCAGCGCAATGTCAGCCGGTATAAAGACATCCGTAAAGGTTCCGGGTGTCAAGAAAATCTCCGCAGGCAATTACGGCGGAAACCTTGGCCCCTACAAATTCAATCTTCATGACCTCGTATAA
- a CDS encoding copper-translocating P-type ATPase — MEHGDNNGHSHHAMMLEDFKRRFFVSVVLTIPVLFLSPIIRQGLESAGVSLPTIEGASYLLFAFSTLIFFYGGKPFLTGLVSELKSRQPGMMTLIAVAISVAYIYSSLVVFGLAGKFFFWELATLIDIMLLGHWIEMRSVMGASMALEELAKLMPSKAHRIGKDGETEDVALKDLQNGDRLLVKPGEKVPADGRVAKGQSSVNEAMLSGETTPVSKEKDDEVIGGSINGEGSLEIIIEKTGSDSFLSQVIGLVKQAQESRSRAQDLANRAAMWLTIIALSAGAITLFAWSSVVGYDFAFSLERAVTVMVITCPHALGLAIPLVIAVSSALAANNGLLIKDRAAFEKAYEVDAVVFDKTGTLTEGKFGVTDIIPFENVSEEEILKLAASVEAESEHSIARGIVESAEEKYPIEDFNSIPGKGAFATVKGKQITVASGSYIADQGFEPDAAETEGLTAQGKTVIFVVEEDSLIGAIALADIIRPESKQAIATLKERGIRCMMLTGDNDNVARWVAQSIGLDEYFAEVLPQEKEGKIKEIQDRGLRVAMTGDGVNDAPALARADLGVAIGAGTDVAVETADIVLVRSNPLDMITVLDLSAKTYGKMKQNLFWATGYNAIAIPLAAGVLAGQGILLSPAVGAVLMSLSTVIVAVNAKFLSLE; from the coding sequence ATGGAGCATGGGGATAATAATGGACATTCGCATCATGCAATGATGCTGGAAGACTTTAAGAGACGCTTTTTCGTATCTGTAGTTCTTACAATACCGGTTTTATTCCTGTCACCTATAATTCGACAGGGGTTGGAAAGTGCAGGAGTGAGTCTGCCGACAATTGAAGGTGCCTCTTATCTGCTTTTTGCCTTTTCCACACTGATCTTTTTCTATGGTGGCAAACCCTTCCTTACAGGACTGGTAAGTGAACTCAAATCCCGCCAGCCTGGCATGATGACATTGATTGCCGTTGCCATAAGTGTGGCCTATATTTACAGCAGCCTGGTAGTATTCGGGCTGGCAGGCAAGTTCTTTTTCTGGGAACTGGCAACCCTTATCGACATCATGCTCCTGGGCCACTGGATCGAAATGAGATCCGTCATGGGTGCATCCATGGCTCTTGAAGAGCTGGCAAAACTCATGCCCTCAAAAGCCCACCGGATAGGAAAAGATGGTGAGACTGAGGATGTAGCTCTCAAAGATTTGCAAAACGGGGACAGATTACTGGTCAAACCCGGGGAAAAAGTTCCTGCTGATGGCAGGGTGGCAAAAGGACAATCCTCGGTCAATGAAGCAATGCTGTCCGGGGAAACCACGCCGGTATCCAAGGAGAAGGATGATGAGGTAATCGGGGGGTCCATCAACGGGGAAGGCTCCCTGGAGATTATTATAGAAAAAACCGGTTCCGATTCGTTCCTCTCCCAGGTAATTGGACTTGTAAAACAGGCCCAGGAAAGTCGATCCCGTGCACAGGACCTGGCCAACCGGGCTGCCATGTGGCTAACTATCATAGCCTTAAGTGCAGGTGCGATAACACTGTTTGCCTGGAGCAGCGTAGTTGGATATGATTTTGCCTTTTCCCTGGAAAGAGCGGTTACCGTAATGGTAATCACATGTCCCCATGCCCTTGGCCTGGCAATTCCCCTTGTGATTGCAGTATCCTCTGCACTGGCCGCCAACAACGGGCTGCTGATCAAGGACAGGGCTGCCTTTGAAAAAGCATATGAGGTCGATGCGGTAGTTTTTGATAAGACCGGGACCCTGACTGAAGGAAAGTTCGGGGTCACCGACATAATTCCCTTTGAGAATGTATCAGAAGAAGAAATCCTGAAACTGGCTGCTTCAGTAGAAGCTGAATCGGAACATTCCATAGCCCGGGGTATTGTGGAATCGGCAGAGGAAAAATATCCTATTGAGGATTTTAACAGTATCCCCGGCAAGGGCGCCTTTGCTACAGTTAAAGGTAAGCAAATCACAGTTGCAAGTGGATCCTATATAGCTGACCAGGGGTTCGAACCTGACGCAGCTGAAACAGAGGGGTTAACAGCGCAGGGTAAAACTGTTATTTTCGTGGTTGAGGAGGATAGTCTAATAGGTGCCATAGCCCTTGCAGACATTATACGTCCTGAATCAAAACAGGCTATTGCAACGCTGAAGGAAAGAGGCATACGCTGCATGATGCTTACGGGGGATAATGATAATGTAGCCCGCTGGGTAGCGCAAAGCATAGGGCTTGACGAATATTTCGCCGAAGTGCTCCCACAGGAAAAAGAGGGGAAAATCAAGGAAATCCAGGATCGCGGACTGCGTGTAGCAATGACAGGTGATGGTGTGAATGATGCACCTGCCCTGGCCCGTGCAGACCTGGGAGTGGCAATCGGGGCCGGAACGGATGTGGCTGTGGAGACGGCAGATATTGTGCTGGTACGCAGCAATCCCCTTGATATGATAACTGTCCTGGACCTCTCGGCAAAGACCTACGGGAAAATGAAACAGAACCTGTTCTGGGCCACAGGTTACAATGCCATTGCCATCCCCCTTGCTGCAGGGGTGCTGGCGGGACAGGGAATCCTGCTGTCCCCGGCTGTAGGGGCGGTGCTTATGTCCCTGAGTACGGTTATTGTTGCGGTAAATGCAAAATTCCTCTCCCTTGAATGA
- a CDS encoding ion transporter produces MKKYNPYENRPSHAGWRRDLYDIIFEADTPLGKAFDIALIVAILGSVVIVMLDSVESIATVHHDSLYMLEWDFTILFTIEYILRLICVRDKKRYATSFFGVIDLLAVLPTYLTIILPGGQYLLVIRILRLLRIFRVLKLVQYLSEADLLIRALQESQRKITLFLFTVLNLVVILGSVMYVVESSNPQFTSIPQSIFWAIVTITTVGYGDIIPTTFLGKTIASLVMIIGYSIIAIPTGIITQSIIRVSREDDKTKIVEQTKGNMFSKKCPGCAFQGHDLDAAYCKRCGERLEEE; encoded by the coding sequence ATGAAAAAATACAATCCATATGAGAACAGGCCCTCTCATGCAGGCTGGAGAAGAGACCTGTATGATATAATCTTCGAGGCTGATACACCTCTTGGAAAGGCCTTCGATATAGCACTTATAGTTGCCATCCTGGGAAGTGTTGTCATTGTAATGCTGGACAGCGTGGAATCCATAGCCACTGTTCATCATGATAGCCTCTACATGCTGGAATGGGATTTCACCATTCTTTTTACCATCGAGTATATTCTGCGGCTTATTTGTGTCAGGGACAAAAAAAGGTATGCAACCAGCTTTTTTGGTGTGATAGATTTGCTGGCAGTACTGCCTACCTACCTGACAATAATCCTGCCCGGAGGGCAATATCTCCTTGTGATACGTATCCTGAGACTGTTGCGGATATTCAGGGTGCTTAAACTCGTGCAGTACCTCTCTGAAGCCGACCTGCTGATACGGGCACTGCAGGAGAGCCAGCGCAAGATTACACTATTCCTGTTCACGGTTTTGAATCTGGTCGTGATACTGGGTTCTGTGATGTATGTGGTTGAGAGTTCCAATCCCCAGTTCACCAGTATTCCCCAGAGCATTTTCTGGGCAATCGTTACCATAACAACGGTAGGTTACGGGGATATTATACCCACCACATTCCTGGGAAAGACCATCGCTTCACTTGTAATGATCATCGGTTATTCTATCATCGCTATACCTACAGGGATAATCACACAATCTATAATCCGGGTTTCCAGAGAGGACGATAAAACAAAAATCGTAGAACAGACAAAAGGCAACATGTTCTCAAAAAAATGTCCGGGTTGTGCTTTTCAGGGACATGACCTGGATGCTGCCTACTGTAAACGTTGCGGGGAAAGACTTGAGGAGGAATGA
- a CDS encoding winged helix-turn-helix domain-containing protein/riboflavin kinase: MHLIPALKELGLLGGLNHPVKLSSAEFAEYMATSSKTSARILKSLEDEGYIERRIVPGGQEVLLSAAGRQLLKKEYEDYRHIFTKIVEKNPIHLRGHIVSGLGEGHYYIGQEGYQRQFGDKLGFAPYPGTLNVHLDDLSLKFRDKLAESAVIPISGFTSGERTFGACHCFCVKVEGFEAAVVVPDRTHYPADLLEIISPVKLRDELDLKDGDEVEVTVDY; encoded by the coding sequence ATGCATCTAATTCCAGCACTGAAAGAACTGGGCCTTCTGGGTGGGTTGAATCATCCGGTTAAATTATCCTCAGCTGAGTTTGCCGAATACATGGCGACCAGTTCCAAGACTTCAGCCAGGATTCTCAAATCCCTGGAAGATGAAGGTTATATTGAGAGACGTATTGTGCCTGGCGGACAGGAAGTGCTGCTCTCGGCTGCTGGCCGGCAGTTGCTAAAAAAGGAATACGAGGATTACAGGCATATATTCACCAAAATTGTCGAGAAAAACCCGATTCATCTGCGGGGACATATTGTAAGCGGGCTTGGTGAAGGTCACTACTATATTGGTCAGGAGGGCTACCAGCGCCAGTTCGGGGACAAACTCGGGTTTGCTCCTTATCCAGGGACTCTCAATGTGCATCTGGATGACCTTAGCCTGAAATTCAGGGATAAACTTGCAGAAAGTGCTGTGATTCCAATCTCCGGTTTCACAAGCGGAGAGCGTACTTTCGGTGCATGTCATTGTTTCTGTGTGAAAGTTGAGGGCTTTGAGGCAGCAGTAGTGGTTCCAGACAGGACCCATTATCCGGCTGATCTGCTGGAGATAATTTCCCCCGTGAAATTGCGTGATGAACTTGATTTGAAGGACGGAGATGAGGTTGAGGTTACTGTTGATTATTGA
- the ribB gene encoding 3,4-dihydroxy-2-butanone-4-phosphate synthase yields the protein MDNLKFSDPEVKKGVEAVERGEMVFIFDSDSREGETDFVIAASAITPDDVRWMRRDGGGLICTALADEVCTTLGLPFMADLLSEGAGRWPAIGNTVEQTGDLAYDSRSSFSIWVNHRDTRTGIPDNDRALTINKLAEISEKGRNGEAVVFGDEFRAPGHVALLRAAEGLVENRRGQTELSVALAEMAGITPVMVVCEMLDDTNGKALSKEDARTYAQLHGCVFLEGGQITEVYKEWVAQQKK from the coding sequence ATGGACAATTTAAAATTTTCAGATCCTGAAGTGAAAAAGGGTGTTGAGGCAGTTGAGCGGGGAGAAATGGTATTTATATTTGATTCGGACAGCCGGGAAGGGGAGACGGATTTTGTGATTGCCGCCTCAGCTATTACTCCTGATGATGTACGCTGGATGCGTCGCGATGGAGGTGGCCTGATCTGTACTGCCCTGGCCGATGAGGTCTGTACGACGCTGGGTCTGCCTTTCATGGCGGATTTGCTGTCAGAAGGAGCAGGCAGATGGCCTGCAATTGGTAATACCGTGGAGCAGACCGGTGACCTTGCATATGATAGTCGCTCATCCTTTTCCATATGGGTCAATCACAGGGACACCCGTACCGGCATTCCGGACAATGATCGGGCACTGACCATAAACAAGCTGGCTGAGATTTCTGAAAAGGGTAGAAACGGAGAAGCCGTAGTTTTTGGAGACGAGTTTCGTGCACCGGGTCATGTTGCATTGCTAAGGGCAGCTGAAGGACTTGTGGAAAACCGCCGGGGCCAGACCGAGCTCTCGGTTGCTCTTGCAGAGATGGCCGGTATAACACCCGTCATGGTAGTCTGTGAAATGCTGGATGATACCAATGGCAAAGCCCTTTCAAAAGAAGATGCCAGGACCTATGCCCAGTTGCATGGATGTGTTTTCCTGGAAGGTGGCCAGATCACAGAAGTCTATAAGGAATGGGTAGCCCAGCAGAAAAAGTGA
- a CDS encoding DUF3179 domain-containing protein, whose translation MKPLLICIIAIAVCCLVATGTAEEERGIEKIPELTEMEEEQGIMVTERGVKYIVDPEKIVSGGPPMDGIPSIDDPKFTTVEKADEWIEDNELVLGLIHNGTKRVYPLQVMVWHEIVNDKIKGEPILVTYCPLCGSGIAYERTINDEEVEFGTSGKLYNSNLVMYDRKTNSYWTQIDGLAVVGELTGTELVPLSIDTVVWRDWKANHPDSEVLSKDTGFDRPYGNDPYGNYYEDSYLIFPVENSDDRIHPKTVVFGIEINGTFKAYREEDLIKQPIIEDTVNGNNLKVERDDAGIVTITNLDTGEEIVKERNFWFSWYAFHPDTQLYLPEGEELPPEEDSPEVPLGNIVALASLIAAFLMLQWKRR comes from the coding sequence ATGAAACCACTGCTTATATGCATCATAGCAATTGCTGTGTGTTGTCTGGTGGCTACCGGCACCGCTGAAGAAGAAAGAGGAATCGAAAAAATACCCGAACTCACTGAAATGGAGGAGGAGCAGGGCATAATGGTCACCGAAAGGGGGGTGAAGTATATTGTCGACCCTGAAAAGATTGTCTCCGGAGGACCACCTATGGATGGTATCCCTTCCATTGATGACCCGAAATTTACAACCGTTGAAAAGGCCGATGAATGGATCGAAGATAACGAATTGGTATTGGGACTTATCCATAACGGTACAAAACGGGTCTACCCGTTACAGGTAATGGTTTGGCATGAAATTGTCAATGACAAGATAAAAGGTGAACCCATACTTGTTACCTACTGTCCACTTTGCGGCTCGGGAATTGCCTATGAGAGAACCATCAACGATGAAGAGGTGGAATTCGGGACCAGCGGGAAATTGTATAATTCCAACCTTGTGATGTATGACCGCAAAACGAATTCGTACTGGACCCAGATAGACGGATTGGCTGTGGTAGGTGAGCTGACAGGAACCGAGCTTGTTCCGCTGTCGATTGATACTGTTGTCTGGAGAGACTGGAAGGCCAATCATCCGGACTCGGAAGTCCTGAGCAAGGATACCGGTTTTGACCGGCCCTATGGTAATGACCCCTACGGAAATTACTATGAGGACAGTTACTTGATATTCCCGGTGGAAAACAGCGATGATCGCATTCATCCTAAAACGGTTGTTTTTGGCATTGAGATTAATGGGACCTTCAAAGCCTACCGTGAGGAGGACCTTATCAAACAGCCAATCATCGAAGATACAGTCAACGGAAACAATCTCAAGGTGGAGAGGGATGATGCTGGTATTGTAACCATTACCAATCTCGATACCGGGGAAGAGATTGTCAAGGAAAGAAACTTCTGGTTCTCCTGGTATGCCTTCCACCCGGATACGCAATTGTATCTGCCTGAAGGCGAAGAACTTCCACCTGAAGAAGATAGCCCGGAAGTACCTCTGGGAAATATAGTTGCATTAGCATCCCTGATAGCAGCATTCCTGATGTTGCAGTGGAAAAGAAGGTGA
- a CDS encoding cytochrome c biogenesis CcdA family protein: protein MASLIPFLVDLSVSFGLGLLTPLTAVCVLPLYPAFLAYLSNQMAGQEENRRLPIIFGLLITAGAILFMGLLGLVFTTVLQVSLTKIIGIVSPIAFGVLFVISLLLITDYDIGSFLPRKNLTGNRDPLISAFLYGFFFGAIVVPCNPLFIAALFTKTLLVIDFVQNILNFIAFGLGLGFPLLVFSAISSAQSRIIIGFLLKHKRKINFATGMIMLVISLYYLLFVFRIFEGLV from the coding sequence ATGGCCTCTCTTATCCCTTTCCTTGTCGACCTTTCGGTTTCTTTCGGACTGGGCCTGCTTACTCCTTTGACAGCGGTTTGTGTGCTTCCCCTCTATCCGGCTTTTCTGGCCTACCTTTCCAACCAGATGGCAGGCCAGGAGGAAAACCGCAGGCTGCCCATCATATTCGGATTATTGATAACTGCAGGTGCAATCCTTTTTATGGGCTTGCTGGGACTGGTTTTTACAACCGTGTTGCAGGTATCCCTGACAAAAATCATCGGGATTGTGTCCCCTATTGCCTTTGGGGTACTGTTTGTGATCAGTCTTCTCCTGATAACTGATTACGATATAGGCAGTTTTCTGCCCAGAAAAAACCTCACCGGTAACAGAGATCCCCTAATTAGCGCTTTTTTATACGGTTTCTTTTTCGGAGCCATTGTCGTGCCCTGCAATCCCCTGTTCATTGCAGCCCTGTTCACCAAAACTCTTCTTGTAATTGATTTTGTACAGAACATTTTAAATTTCATAGCCTTCGGACTGGGACTGGGATTTCCTTTACTTGTGTTCTCCGCGATATCCTCGGCCCAAAGCAGGATAATAATTGGCTTTTTGCTCAAACATAAAAGAAAGATCAATTTTGCCACAGGCATGATTATGCTGGTTATCTCACTGTACTACTTGCTGTTCGTTTTCAGGATATTTGAGGGATTGGTATGA
- a CDS encoding TlpA family protein disulfide reductase, with protein sequence MGLVFEMGYKKILATAIVIAFLFAGGCTEQESTDNGTIEWRDTELTDVTTGETFRISDFEGKNILVESFAVWCPTCLEQQKEMQVLREMEGTEAIHISLNTDPNEDAEKVREHVERNSFDWYFAVAPNEFTQALIDEFGINVVNAPGAPVVLICEDQSARLLSGNVKSAEVLEKEIREGC encoded by the coding sequence ATGGGTTTGGTGTTTGAGATGGGTTATAAAAAAATATTAGCTACAGCCATAGTCATCGCTTTCCTTTTTGCAGGGGGCTGTACTGAACAGGAAAGCACTGATAACGGCACTATTGAGTGGAGGGATACGGAACTTACCGATGTAACTACAGGTGAGACGTTCAGAATCAGTGATTTTGAAGGCAAAAATATACTGGTTGAAAGTTTTGCAGTATGGTGTCCTACCTGCCTGGAGCAGCAAAAAGAAATGCAGGTACTCAGGGAAATGGAGGGTACAGAAGCAATCCACATATCCCTGAATACCGATCCAAACGAGGATGCGGAAAAAGTCCGGGAACATGTCGAAAGGAACAGTTTTGACTGGTATTTTGCAGTAGCTCCCAATGAATTTACCCAAGCCCTCATCGACGAATTCGGTATCAATGTTGTCAATGCACCGGGTGCACCTGTTGTCCTGATATGTGAAGACCAGTCTGCACGCCTGCTGTCTGGAAATGTCAAATCAGCAGAAGTGCTTGAGAAGGAAATCAGGGAAGGATGTTAA